A portion of the Flavobacterium limnophilum genome contains these proteins:
- a CDS encoding diguanylate cyclase, giving the protein MKTIIENDVLKESVSMMEIKLARKLFLGNKKAESKKAEIEKTAKELIIANNKLSFQYKEKVGLAAELILANKELAFQYEEKEKRAAELAIANIELAFQNKEKEKRAVELIIANRELDFQKLEKTIRESELLIANKKLIYKTQERQIKTAELNIANRDLKRAEDNEREYIEGLEKMMFLTSHKVRQPIANIIGFSNMLDQTTSSPEELNQLVSCIKEAAITLDNYTRELSSFIRELVQKEKKE; this is encoded by the coding sequence ATGAAAACGATAATTGAAAATGATGTTTTAAAAGAGTCTGTCTCCATGATGGAAATAAAACTTGCGCGAAAATTATTTTTGGGCAACAAAAAAGCGGAATCTAAAAAAGCAGAAATAGAGAAAACGGCAAAGGAGTTAATCATCGCCAACAATAAACTTAGTTTTCAGTACAAGGAAAAAGTAGGTCTTGCTGCAGAATTGATTCTTGCAAATAAAGAACTGGCCTTTCAATATGAAGAAAAAGAAAAACGTGCTGCCGAGTTAGCCATTGCCAATATTGAACTGGCTTTTCAAAATAAAGAGAAAGAAAAAAGAGCCGTAGAATTGATTATTGCCAATAGGGAACTTGACTTTCAAAAGCTGGAAAAAACCATTAGGGAATCGGAGTTGCTTATTGCCAACAAAAAATTGATTTATAAAACCCAGGAGAGGCAAATAAAGACTGCGGAGCTAAATATTGCCAATAGAGATCTTAAAAGGGCCGAAGACAATGAAAGAGAATACATAGAAGGATTGGAGAAAATGATGTTTTTGACCTCGCATAAAGTAAGGCAGCCTATTGCCAATATTATAGGTTTTTCGAATATGTTGGATCAAACAACAAGTTCTCCAGAGGAATTAAATCAGTTGGTGTCTTGTATAAAAGAAGCCGCAATCACTTTAGATAATTATACCAGGGAATTGTCCTCCTTTATTCGTGAATTAGTGCAAAAAGAAAAAAAGGAATGA
- a CDS encoding lmo0937 family membrane protein, translating into MSNLLYTVAVILIILWAIGFFAYSIGSIIHILLVIAIVAILLRLIQGRRL; encoded by the coding sequence ATGAGCAATTTACTTTACACCGTGGCAGTCATTCTAATCATTTTATGGGCCATCGGATTCTTCGCCTATAGCATTGGATCAATCATTCACATTCTACTTGTCATAGCAATTGTTGCTATCTTATTGAGACTTATTCAAGGTAGAAGATTATAA
- a CDS encoding YtxH domain-containing protein, which produces MNSGKLVLGVLGGLAAGALMGVLFAPEKGSKTRRKIMNKANDGADALKDKFDSLLESMNDKYEDIWKAKDELISEGESKLNAVKKELKSLER; this is translated from the coding sequence ATGAATTCAGGTAAATTAGTATTAGGAGTTTTGGGAGGTCTAGCGGCCGGAGCATTGATGGGCGTTTTGTTTGCGCCAGAAAAAGGGTCGAAAACAAGAAGAAAAATAATGAATAAAGCCAATGATGGCGCAGATGCTTTGAAAGACAAATTTGATTCTTTGCTGGAATCGATGAATGATAAATATGAGGACATTTGGAAAGCAAAAGATGAATTAATTTCTGAAGGAGAATCGAAATTGAATGCCGTGAAAAAAGAACTGAAAAGCCTGGAGCGTTAA
- a CDS encoding CsbD family protein — MNTSEIKGNWEEQKEKLKQKFAALTDGDFLFVKGKKEEMIAKLQLKLGKTTEELNKIIGAL; from the coding sequence ATGAATACTTCAGAAATAAAAGGAAACTGGGAAGAGCAAAAGGAAAAACTCAAACAAAAATTTGCCGCATTGACCGATGGTGATTTTTTGTTTGTAAAAGGAAAAAAAGAAGAAATGATTGCAAAACTTCAACTGAAACTTGGTAAAACCACGGAGGAATTGAATAAAATCATTGGAGCTCTTTAA